atatcataacagtatcttctttttgagatatgcttacagattaaatgtcgaataatacagaaagtttgtatggctGGTTTGGggggtatttagatatttagtttttactcgagaaagagtagctgaatttcgtcaacttaggtaagcactatcatggcgtgttttgcaaacattcgcttttttcgtttgcaccgggtggtccctggttcgatccccagtaaattgtatgctgctatatagttttttgtattttgttttttacacttaaatttcatatcgtttttttttcatttgttttttatttttctattttgaaactgatcaagcgcgggctaagcgtattcgtttaatttttacaagcttgtatttaactattttaactagccgtaaataatatgttttatttttgttattttaattttctacagTATTCTGAACGGCAGAGCCATACATTAAGTTAGCTTTAAGGGGTTCTCCTTAtaccgaatttcatacaattttatttactgtttttcttttaaaatacgtagatttcttgcaccataaactttgaggtttacgttgtatagattcgtttgtcttagcgggtttatggagccaattattcaataatattattcaaaaattcaataaaaaattgagaaaatttgaCTCAACGCCTGTCtgtgtgagtgacctttacactatccatgtcaaacaagatggtgaagttatttaataataactaacaaagatgtcactttaacacaggtgacctaactaagtagtacctaatttgctcgataggtggtgacatcgtgaggtcgaaatgggccgatttttagggttccgtatccaaagggtaaaaacgggaccctattaataagactcctctgtccgtctgtctatcaccaggctgtatctaatgaaccgtgatagctagacagttgaaattttcacaaatgatgtatttctgttgccgctataacaacaaatgctaaaacgtacggaaccctcggtgggcgagtccgacccgcacttcgACCGACACGACCTTCAACATATCtccatctatatatatatctaagcatttcaatacttttagaaattcaaaaatcagacaggtatacaggttggtttgggtcagtgagggcagcaaccagatcccgtgctgctacgcgaaaatggtcttagaaaaccttccctcaatttcaagttaacaaattaatgaagattggggtttaccgattttagaaaaaacataggtacctacaggatgcgagaaaaaggtcatttttgacaaacttttctttgacgtgaaacgtacgagtaaggtgcacgtctttaaaaacccgtagaggggctCGGAACGAAAACCGATTTTAACGAAAAAGTGTTGATGGCGGTATATTATATATGGTTTCGATATCAGTGTATCAACGAAAGTAGCTATTACCCGGAACTGCATGTGCTGCTGACATAGTTGGCGCTGATTCTGCgctagaaacgacgcattcggagctaaaatgaCCCCTATTTGCAGTGTTAATAGttactcatcagtccattaaccgatttagatacaattgagttcatttgatagaactttatgaaatattataaaaataaaatacgcggtATTATAAAAAGCTGGAGAAGAGTTAAAATGTTGCAATTTTACAGGAATTTCACGACTGTGTTTGTTTGAGGCCACCGTGAGCGAATATTAAGGCATAAAAAGCTCAAATGcgcatacagggcgcctgctttacgctatgaggtccctaagcagcggccctatgcggtcttcgcaataacttccacgccacgtttcacatcaaccactgcggctgtatCCCTGATACAGCCTATCCCCATggttttttgatgccaatcgatcccattcctatccgcgatcaaaagcttgtatgggaccaaaaaaacTTCCGCCTAAATAATCCACAAGTCgaggattttttttccatacagtttgtatgaaaatgaaaacttttatttttcacatgtcattttttatgccaatcgattccattcctatccagtatcaatagtttcatagggttcaactaatggtaatgtacctactaaaattattattttttatatttgagaaacttacatcaaaatcaaagtgatttgttaagatttagttagtggaaactattttctcccgaaatggaaattgtatgaaaaaagtacctattgtctgtatagctattctacccttttaaacgtaacaggactgattggcgagatagaaaaatatgaataaaatttcatgttttctccatagtaaatgtaaacttttgttacctactcaaaaatgtgACTCACACGCCAACAGTACTAAGCTATCAATAGAAGCGTTTTTGTAGTTGTCGGTAGAAGAATTCGCGACACTCAattgataataagaataacatacGGTTAACACgaaaaagaacgaaaaaaaaaattggcaccgTCAGGGTTTGAACCAtgtaatctgttttttttttcaaaacagagGTTACGAATGCCACGAGCACACGACAATTAATATCTGAAAATATCAGTGCCTTGTCAAAGTCTCAAacaagaatttaaatttaatttctaatcttttttaacaataaacattccatCCGCTGCGCCCTCTAGGTTACTCTGTTACTTTACATTACGAATCTACTGACATTTGACACAGTACGTACGTGgactgtttagattagctacccaaaatttttgttccccaatagcttatgttccattcgcgtttttccccattctgctttttaaccagcgttaattttttcagtagttaatttaatatgaAGGAAAGCAGTACAACAGAGGAGACAACCCACGATCGTGCGATGTGGCGCAGGATTACTAGGAGGGCTGACCCCAAATAAACTGGGATAATAGccaggacaaagaagaagaagaagaagaagagttaatttaatcacacgcgtatgtcccaatcgcttttttccccaaagagtaatgttttcacgatagtcacactaagtcacatatataggtaggttaggttcgttaggtagcttcagatgcccgaagggcaaaccgcccagaaataggagccccgcgtagcggggctccgtcgccTCAGGGGCCTCAGGGTATGAAGGCATGTTCTCGaaaatattactctttggggaaaaaagcgactgggacatacgcgtgtgattaaattaactactaaaaaaataaacgcctggttgaaaagcagaatggggaaaaacgcgaatcgaactaaagctattgggaaacaaaaattttgggtaattaatctatacagtccGTGCGTGAATGCaagatattgctatattttgctGTCTTTCTTTACACATTTTTGATGAAGTGTGACAGTCTGCTGTTGAGtgcaaatattacaaatattattatattttagacgtcatatttttgttgcatgCGTAAATATCAACACGTCTTAGAAAATGCTTAGAAAATGGTAGAAACGTTTTGGAAACGATGGTGATAATTCGCAAATTGTGCACAATCACGTcatcttttggtggttagtcggcaggacagccctagacacacatccatcttatcttaagctatgctcgcgaggtctacagctcacagagcaaCTAGTACATAAAAACTCGAAGGTACTGCTACTAGGACTACTGGCCAACGAGACAGGACAATATTGAATAGCAATTGTAGCCCGCTAAAGttgatatacttatattatcgctccggccGCATACCGCAAGAATATTGAACAACCGCTCAAGAAGATTAAGTTTTGGAATGATAGACGAGGATACAGTTTTACAATGGGGCGTTTATATAGCCTACTAGCGATTTTCGTCTGTAGCCTTACTTAGGGAATGCTTAACCCTGTATGCTAGTTGCGTGTGAGCGTGTGCTCCCGTTAGTGGCATTGTTTCTGCCCGTATGTGTTCCACATCAGTAGTTgacgtcggactttgactatcatttctgacttttgtcttTTGCAATGGATCTCATcccatcctaaaaacaaacctgatcgattgataccataaataaaaatttgacatcttAGCCTattgtagaaataaaaatacagttgaTGATAAAAAGTTGTATCAACAATAAATTGGTgacataaaaaacttaaatttatagtgacagactaaaaccaaaatttattaaaaattatacgtataatattataattttgttttctttcagGTTCGAACAAACGTGAGGTGCAGCTTAAGGTAAAACAACTTCAAATGGAAGATAACCGTTTGCCCAAAAGGGGACTTTCATACAAGCACTGCCGCGTTCCAGACAGTATGACATTGTGCAGCACATCACAGCAGAGCTCAGCTTTTAGTGAAAATGCAATAACAATCAACGAAGCACCCTAAAGGACGACGCTATtcactaaaagaaaaaaattatgccattcTCGCTTTACAAATAGAGTCCGAAGTGCTAATACAGGCTGTTGTGTGAATATTTTTCACTTCCACCTGGCAAAGCGATGAAAAGATTATTAGGCGAAATTAAACTTACCACAGTGGcataaacacaattatattcgaaggaattaaacacaaaataaccaatcagatggcagtcgctttcgtaaaaactagtgcctacgccgattcttaggattacttGTCAAGCGGATCCCAAGCTCccatgagtcgtggcaaaatgccgggataacgcacgGAAGATGATGAGGAAGGACCTTTCACATCTCCAAACTTCATGCATTAACCGTAAAGACTATGCGTCTCTGTAATATGGTACAATTTTGACTTATTGGACACGTATTAGTTGTGTATTCCGTAGCATTCGTTTATAAGACTGTTAGCTTAGTCTCCTGACGCaaaacaattacttacatatttcatattcgcTAGGCTAGGTGCACGACGGGTGCTGCTGTCCTTATTTTGTGGGCTTCTCTACGGGAGTGAAATTATCAAACTGATGCTGCTAGAATTCATGTGGGACATTCCATAATATTATGTGTGTTCTTTATCCACCGACTGCACTTtgctaataatttcattttaacatGTGCCTAAGCCTTTCTCACTTCAAGGAccgcacggaagaccagcgctggctttatatctAGCATtacgctgagttgggtccatttcgtgatgcacacttaacATATCAGAACCAAAACGTATTGTTACTAAAATTATAGGCAAAAAGTTGTATCTactgatatacatacatacatacatataatcacgcctatttcccggagggataggcagagaccacggatttccacttgctacgatcctgacatacctctttcgcttccttcaatttcataacattcctcatacacctcacaatgtgtttacattttgttagaTAGATAATTCACTATTTATTACCGTTATGTTAAAATGTCATTTTGGTCGGATGTTCATATCCAAAGTTATATGGAATTCGTgtcttttattttcatcaaaataaatattgtttttttgacATTAGGGACCTTTAATATCTCCAAATTGAATGTATTATTGACGAATCGAATTTAATTTCCTTgcttcatttttatattgtacagaCTGTATTGTAACGTTTAGTATAAATACAAGTTGgcagatatttattttgataaaaaaaaactaatatgtttaatataaatttatgtcCATCTGTACATTTTTAATGTCTGCTTTGGCTTAGGTTATTTGATTTTCTTATAAATTGTTTCATACTAAAATGCATGGACTTTCAGCAAAAAAGAGAAAATCTGTTATAGACAAATGGTgtacttgtaataaattatttacctactgaAAGCTTGCTaagcttgaaaatgtacataaaaatatctttatttaatcgtttttatttatttattaaataatatcattatctcTAAGAGCCACGACGCTAATTGCCAGATCTCTTCTAATTGCCATGGTGTGATAGTAAGCTCCCAACGCTAATTGGTAGGCCTTCACCTGTTCTTATTAgctttatattgtaaattttaacgAAAGCCTAGGCTCCATGGATTGttgtgtatgtacatataaaaaagtctttatttaatcggttttttcttattacataatatctttCCCTCTAAGAGCCATGACGCTAATTCCCCGGTCTCTTCCAATTGCTATCGTGTGATACGTTTATTGTGGTataaagtatatgttttttataaactgaaatagatatcatacactgaagaaaaagtgaccaagtccaccataCACACAGTAGCAAtcaatttattgtacacaacacaggtttacaaaaatactttatcagaaatcagaaatatttattgtgtaaactgtgtaggaTAAGAAGTTTAACTAGGAACAATTtttgataaacataaacatatagtaatggaagtacaaaggcgaatttatccctataagggatctcttccaaataacctttgagtagatgagtgggAAACTAGGCAGGTTAAGTAAAGTTATGTTTACCCATGCATGAGGTAGATATTGCCTCCTGTATTTGTATATGTTGCGATATTTTCCTCATGTAAATGTTATATCGACATGTGTAGTAAACTTTTGGCTCCTGTATTTGTAAATGTGACGATGTTTTCTTCATGTAAATGTTATATCGACTTGTGTAATaaacttttgaattttaaattatgaaatatcaaCTATCTTTTCTTTCCAATTTATACTcaccttattattttattttatccagtATTTAACGAgctactttattataattttcttgttaaaatcatgctttgtataacattgtattgtacttacttttcctgtatgtcTTTACAATATGTGCTTGCCAATATATCTTACATcaagcaaatattataataaagttgttgattaatgggtactagaaaagcaaactcgatataacaaattatagatatatgaccctgtttacatattgattagtgtttagtgtgagtttatacatttgtaacaaatgtatgaagtcgtactaaacattaatcaatatgtaaacaggccctgtaGGTATGAATATTGACGTTAATGCTTGTTGTTCAGATTTACAGATGGCGCTTCAAAATGGATACAAAAAAGTTCCACGAGAGGGCTCTctttctcctatatattatactactctttgactGCGACTATCCAAAtctgacaagtgacaatatTTGCCATTCTCTCTCGCCATGCAAAAAGCTTTGAGGAAAAAGGGAGATAGAAGTAATATTCTCAATTGCACACCAAGCAAATAAATGCATGAAATGCAGATTGAATGTCGACCCTATTTTGTTCTAAATTGgagtttattttagtttcatataaataattttgacagCATTTAACCCGTTTTGTCCTTTTCTTACATCGACAGATAAACAGCCTGCGTCATGGGAAATAAGGAATGTTACACACGTACCATTCTAagacaatttatttaatatatatctCAGAAAAAACTATTAGATAtctaaataaagataatatagactttaaaataatattaacgaTTATCAaagaagtatatttatttatttaatgcaaacATTTATGAAATTCCTCAAATAAATATCGATCCATAAACAATGAGTACTGTGTCTGACGTTTCAGTTTCATAGATATAGGCGTTGTAGAAGTAAGCTCGTCTTCGGTCGGTCGAAGTATTATATCGTTGATTGATGACGGCTACTAATGCATTGATTAATCGAGATTTGGAGCCGATTCACCCCGTTTACGCCTCCTAAACTAGTGATAGTGCGCGGTGTCGGGTCTTGTTTCTAAAGTGTAAAGAAAAGGCTTAAAACTGGTGTTCGACAAGTCACTTGGCAATATGCCTGCCGTAAGGGGAGATGGAATGCGAGGACTCGCAGTCTTCATATCGGATATAAGAAACTGTAAAAGTAAAGAAGCAGAAATAAAAAGAATCAATAAGGAACTGGCAAACATAAGAAGTAAGTTTAAAGGCGACAAAACTCTCGATGGATATCAAAAAAAGAAGTATGTCTGCAAACTGTTATTCATTTTCTTGTTGGGTCACGACATCGACTTCGGACACATGGAGGCGGTCAATCTATTGTCTTCCAACAAGTATTCTGAAAAGCAGATCGGATATCTGTTTATCTCCGTGCTGGTCAACACCAACAGTGATCTGATCAAGCTCATCATTCAGAGCATCAAGAACGACTTGCAGTCGCGCAACCCCATCCATGTCAACCTCGCCCTCCAGTGCATCGCCAACATCGGCAGTAAAGACATGGCGGAAGCTTTCTGCACAGAGATTCCTAAACTTCTTGTGTCCGGAGACACAATGGATGTTGTGAAACAGTCCGCTGCTCTCTGCCTACTCAGACTCTTCCGTAAGTCTCCTGAAATCATTCCTGGGGGTGAATGGACCTCTAGAATAATTCACTTGCTAAATGATCCCCACATGGGTGTTGTAACCGCAGCCACATCTCTTATAGATGCTTTGGTAAAGAAAAATCCAGAAGAATATAAAGGGTGTGTTACCCTGGCAGTGGCTAGGCTCAGCCGCATTGTGACTGCCAGTTACACTGACCTACAAGACTACACTTATTACTTTGTGCCTGCACCATGGCTCTCTGTTAAACTTTTAAGATTGTTACAAAACTACACACCACCTTCAGAGGAGCCTGGGGTTAGAGGTCGCCTTTCAGAATGCCTAGAAACTATCTTCAACAAGGCCCAGGAACCACCAAAGTCCAAAAAAGTCCAGCATTCAAATGCTAAGAATGCTGTTCTATTTGAAGCTATCAGTCTCATCATTCACAATGACAGTGAGCCTAACTTACTGGTGAGAGCATGCAACCAGCTGGGACAGTTTCTCAGCAACCGTGAAACTAATTTACGTTACCTGGCATTGGAGTCCATGTGCCATCTTGCAACTTCCGAGTTTTCACATGAGGCAGTAAAGAAACACCAAGAAGTTGTCATTCTTTCAATGAAGATGGAAAAAGATGTCTCAGTTAGGCAGCAGGCTGTTGATTTACTGTATGCTATGTGTGACAAAACAAATGCCGAAGAGATTGTGCAAGAAATGTTGGCATACTTGGAGACTGCCGACTACTCCATTAGGGAAGAGATGGTACTGAAAGTTGCCATATTAGCAGAAAAGTATGCAACTGATTTTACTTGGTATGTTGATGTAATTCTTAATCTTATAAGAATTGCTGGAGACTATGTATCTGAAGAGGTATGGTACAGAGTAATTCAGATTGTCATCAACAGAGAGGAAGTTCAAGGCTATGCAGCTAAGACCGTGTTTGAAGCCCTACAGGCACCCACATGCCATGAAAACATGGTTAAAGTGGGAGGTTATATTCTAGGTGAATTTGGTAATCTGATTGCTGGTGACACAAGGTCTTCACCTTTGGTCCAATTTGAATTGCTCCACTCTAAATATCATCTGTGTTCTGCTGCAACTAGAGCTCTATTACTTTCTACGTACATCAAACTTGTCAACCTGTTCCCAGAGATCAAAAATCGTGTCCAAGAAGTATTCAGAGCTGACTCCAACCTACGGTCTGCAGATGTTGAGCTACAGCAACGAGCATCTGAATATTTGCAGCTGAGTATAGTGGCCAGTTCAGATGTATTGGCTACAGTATTGGAAGAAATGCCTGCATTCCCTGAAAGGGAATCCTCTATCTTAGCAGTACTCAAAAAGAAAAAGCCAGGCCGTATTCCTGATACTTCTGATATGAGAGAATCTAAGAGCCCTCAACCTACATCAGCAGCTGCACCAGCTGTCAACTCCTCAAACAACACTAATGCATCAAGTGCGGATCTCTTGGGATTGTCCACACCACCCGGTTCAGCTGCCCCCACTGCAGGCAATGGATTGCTTGATGTCCTTGGAGATCTCTACACCACTCCTAAAATTAGTCCAAGCAATGCTGcacaaaataatatcaaaaagttcttatttaaaaataatggtgTTCTTTTTGAGAATGAATTGATTCAAATTGGAGTCAAGAGTGAATTTAGACAGAATCTAGGCAGAATTGGCCTGTTTTATGGTAACAAGACACAATTTCCAATTCAGAGTGTCAACCCTGAACTGCACTGGACTGATATGCATAAATTAAATGTTCAGATGAAGCCTATGGAACCAGTTTTGGAGGCAGGAGCTCAGATCCAACAAATGTTAACTGCAGAGTGCATCGAAGACTATCTGGACACTCCAAGCATGTCTGTTTCCTTTATTTACAACAATGTgccacaaaaaattacaatgaaGCTTCCTTTGACATTGAACAAATTCTTTGAACCTACTGAGATGAATGGTGAATCTTTCTTCGCAAGGTGGAAGAATTTGGGAGCAGAACAGCAAAGGgcacaaaaaatctttaaagcTCAAGGGGCCATAGATATTGCAGCTACTCGCACCAAACTGGCTGGCTTTGGGATGCAACTGCTGGATGGTATTGACCCCAACCCTGATAATTTTGTATGTGCTGGCATTGTGCATACCAGAGTCCAACAAGTAGGATGTCTTATGAGATTGGAACCTAATAAACAAGCTCAAATGTTCAGACTTACAGTAAGATCTAGTAAGGAGACAGTCTCACAAGAAATTTGCGACTTACTTGCAGACcagttttaatgataaataatataaattaacgaATATGAACAACATTGTTATTAGCAATGTTAATTGCTGTTAGGTTCACAGTTGCAGAAAATTCACAAGTGCTGTATGTTATATGAAGCATGTTAAAAAGTCACTTGTGAACATTGCACTGATTCAGTAGGAATTTGTAATATCTCACATACAATTTTGAGATGACTTTTACTTACTAACCGACAAGATAGGCTTTGTGGTTTGAAagagcaaaaaaaattgtttgagtTAACTCATACACTATAGGAATCATATTTTCGAGTAGTCCATTACTATAgttctatatattatatgtaacttCAACGTTCTTTCTTGTAGATCAGATTCCATTGATAGATaaataatatagtatagtagCATTTGATGggctattgtattatttaatttatgaaattaaGTAAAACTTACTGACAAGTAAGTTTAGACttaaattgaatatatttttatttagaccATAATagatttttggattttttatgtttctctgtataATTCATTTGTGGTACAGtgcataattaataattataatcatttatttgtaaatagatttttttataaggtGTGCCCAAATTTCGGCTAAGTGTTGGATGTACATTTGTTTTTCatattaattgaaaataatgtaTTGTATTACTATTTAATCTAAATTCAGGTGTAATGAACtatgataaaatgtataacATGATCATACCAAAGTTAAATGTTTTGGCTGTTATGTGGCATGATAATTCATATGTAACCATCCTGTTGGTTTATCTAAAGTATTTGCCACATGAATATAAATTCTGGGTGTGATCTGTTAGCCTATTAACATTAACACAAACAGACACAATTAAGtagtatttatgttttatacatatttgtgtATTTATAATTTCGGAAAAACTATCCATTTGGGTGGTACTTATTTTGTAGAATTATAAAGGAAAAATGAACTATTTTTCGTAAGGGAGCGTGTAATTGTATTACCTATTTGACATTACggttttcaaataatttttattagggttttaCGTGGCCTAActggaatttattttattccttagCGGTTTTTATTCGTTATACTTGAAAAAATTTAACATCATcacaaaagtttttttaacgtcatatataatacataggtacctaagtaccaTGATGTCCATGATACGCCTTTTAGGTAAAAAAGAacaaatactttttctacgagtaaTATACTGTAGGGTTTTATTTTctaatcaaaaaatgtatataaacagTCTGCTATGTTTTTAATATCAAGTAAGACAATAAGGGGATGCCCGacgaaaaacaacaaaattaaggACCACCCATTTGTACAAGTAGCACATGGACTTTGTTGATGAAtaatttaggttttttatttacttataatgtTCCTGTTAATTGTTAAAGTAACGTATCCTTACCAGAGATTTATTTTGGAATCATTACGATTCAGACGTCTTTTAATATTGATAGAATATATTTGGTTAAGTATCGAAACATTTTTGTTATCATGTGTTATTCATACATTCCTCATATCATATCTATTTGGTTAATATAATAAACCAAAAACTATTagtgactaaaaatatatatgtatgcaatTTATTCGGACCTATAGCTATGTGAACggaaatatacatatttgtatgtaaaGCTGGAACAAAATCCCATTGTCTGTCATTGTATGCGTACTGATAAGAAAAGGAAGAGAACTGAGCTCACCCAGTTATCGTTTTACACGTGAATGTACTCATATTACGAGATTAATaatgtacactcagcgtcaaatactctgtagcagtcaaagtggccaaatagttaggtaaaccatactaaatatatggtgtaccgaactatttgacttctctggttgctacaaagtatttgacgctgagtgtacaataaaatgtggtatGTGTTATGGTTTGTGTTTGTTCATAGGAATCTCACCACAAAGAATATCATAGTTGTACGTACCACATGATAGTGTAGGTTCGTAGATACAATTGGTATTAGGGTAAATGGCTTGAAGTTCATGTATAACCAGTTGTTCGCGAAAGAgtattaaacataaaatgttTACCATTAAGTAGGGAGCATAGTAAAATTTACTTTGCATGGTAGGTGATTGAAGAGTAGTAAGAATATTCACAACAAATTGTTATGCATAACTTCATCTCGTTAAAACACGTGGTatgaaaattatatgtatattatgaaAGTAAGAATGTGTATACTTGCTTATTTGTTAAATACCTTCAGTGTATTGTGTGTGAGttgaatatcaaaatgtacaatATCGCATGGTTAATAAATTGAGCGTGATACATAGATTATATAGAAGTTCGTTTCCGCGCTTGAAGCCACTTTGTAATTGTCTTACGTAAATATTTAtccaatatataatatatttaaattgaattgtttttcatttaaacaatgtatgcAAAAAAAAGGGCAAATTACatatctttaatattaaatcaatGAATGCACTTACTTAATGACATTAGAATTAAGTATCTTATTTTCCATAAATATGTCTACGTAAAAGCTTAAGTTAATCGAACCACTCTTCAACATTTGGGGAGTTCTCCAGCACATCATTTGATTCACTGTAACAAAGAATAATGATGAAACAGTAAATAATTAgacatgtacagtcaagggcataaatatatataatatacattcccaaagtttcaaaaatatgtgtacgctcttacaccttagacaataaagtcgtgttcacatatttttgagccatttgtctggatcgatatttttgccttcgactgtaccggCCTTGCAACATCTTATACATCCTCCTATCTCTCGCTACGCTCAGAGTGCTGCTTAACACTTTTCTAAGCCGCACCAATGttggtttttcaaaaaaattcaaatacgATATCccaaatagtttagctttagTTCGGTGATTCatttgaagaaaaaatattttttagtttagttcaATCTATATTGAACCTATAatgacatagacatagtatagtatttatagacatgaaaccgagcgaccaggggtaagagaaagacatattcatgtattgacaggttaatgtatggcagcataatcctttttaggg
The window above is part of the Cydia strobilella chromosome 12, ilCydStro3.1, whole genome shotgun sequence genome. Proteins encoded here:
- the LOC134746105 gene encoding AP-2 complex subunit alpha; this translates as MPAVRGDGMRGLAVFISDIRNCKSKEAEIKRINKELANIRSKFKGDKTLDGYQKKKYVCKLLFIFLLGHDIDFGHMEAVNLLSSNKYSEKQIGYLFISVLVNTNSDLIKLIIQSIKNDLQSRNPIHVNLALQCIANIGSKDMAEAFCTEIPKLLVSGDTMDVVKQSAALCLLRLFRKSPEIIPGGEWTSRIIHLLNDPHMGVVTAATSLIDALVKKNPEEYKGCVTLAVARLSRIVTASYTDLQDYTYYFVPAPWLSVKLLRLLQNYTPPSEEPGVRGRLSECLETIFNKAQEPPKSKKVQHSNAKNAVLFEAISLIIHNDSEPNLLVRACNQLGQFLSNRETNLRYLALESMCHLATSEFSHEAVKKHQEVVILSMKMEKDVSVRQQAVDLLYAMCDKTNAEEIVQEMLAYLETADYSIREEMVLKVAILAEKYATDFTWYVDVILNLIRIAGDYVSEEVWYRVIQIVINREEVQGYAAKTVFEALQAPTCHENMVKVGGYILGEFGNLIAGDTRSSPLVQFELLHSKYHLCSAATRALLLSTYIKLVNLFPEIKNRVQEVFRADSNLRSADVELQQRASEYLQLSIVASSDVLATVLEEMPAFPERESSILAVLKKKKPGRIPDTSDMRESKSPQPTSAAAPAVNSSNNTNASSADLLGLSTPPGSAAPTAGNGLLDVLGDLYTTPKISPSNAAQNNIKKFLFKNNGVLFENELIQIGVKSEFRQNLGRIGLFYGNKTQFPIQSVNPELHWTDMHKLNVQMKPMEPVLEAGAQIQQMLTAECIEDYLDTPSMSVSFIYNNVPQKITMKLPLTLNKFFEPTEMNGESFFARWKNLGAEQQRAQKIFKAQGAIDIAATRTKLAGFGMQLLDGIDPNPDNFVCAGIVHTRVQQVGCLMRLEPNKQAQMFRLTVRSSKETVSQEICDLLADQF